The Acuticoccus sediminis DNA segment AGTGCTGTTCAACGACGTGGACCTCTGCCTGCGGGTGCGGGCCAGAGGGCTCGCCAACGTGCTGGTGCCGGGCAGTCTCGCCTTGCACCACGAGTCGGCGACCATCGGCCAGCGTCGCACCACGGGCCTGTTTGCGAGGGGGGGCGAGATCTGGCAATACGAACGTGCGGTAGAGGGCCATCGCTTTCGCCAGGACTGGGCCGACATGCTTGACGCCGACCCCTTCTATCCGCCGCAGTTTGATCCGCTCGACGCTCGGTTCCGCCGGCGCGTCTGAGATCGTCACAAGGAAATTGTATGCCGGCTGTGGGTGAAGCGGTCTTCAGGTCCGCCGGGGTGATCTACGGTGTTGCCGCGCGCGAGGGCCAGTCGAGGGGAGCCGAGTCACCGGTCGGCATCTTCTCCCTCGTGCTCGAACCGCTCGCCACGCTGGGGATGATGACGATCATCTTCTCCTACATCCGGCTGCGCACGGCCGGGCTGGGCGACTACATCATGCTCTTCCTGATGACCGGTATCGTGCCGCTCTCGGTGTTCCGCGGTTCGGTGAGCAGCGGCGACCGGACGTACAATCGCATGAAGCGCAGCCTGGTCCTGCCGGGGATCCAGCCGATCGACCTCGTTCTCGGCGGCATCTTCGTCCAGTTCCTCGCGGTGATGGGCCTGTATACCATCATCACCTTCTTCTTCCACTTCTTCTACAACACGTCGTCGCCGGAGTTTTTCTGGCTTTCCATCATTCCAGCAGCTGGTAACGCATGTATCGCGTTCGGCTTCTGCATGCTGAACATGGTAATCAAACTCTATTTCAAATTCTGGGCGACAATATTTGGAATTATTACCGGTCCGTTGAATATTGTGTCGGGCATGTTCTACACGGCCGACCATATTCCGCTGACAATGAAAAAAGTTCTCTATTATAATCCATTTATGCATTCCACGGAGCTGATGCGGACATTTTATTTCCCTGACTACACCAGCCATTTTTTCGACCCATACTATTATGGGGGTTGGGTTGTCGGGAGCATTGTTGTCGGATTGCTTCTCGAGCGCGCATATCGGTATCGTTTGTTGCAAGCGACCGTGTAATAAACGCGTCGGCTCCAGCCGGAGCCGTCCTAACGAGACAAAGGCAATGTGATGCAACCCGTCCGCAAAGCCGTCCTGCCCGTGGCAGGCCTTGGAACCCGTTTCCTGCCTGCCACCAAAGTCATGCCGAAGGAGATGTTGACCGTCGTCGATCGACCCGTCCTGCAATATGTCGTCGACGAGGCCCGGGAAGCCGGGATCGAGCAATTCATCTTCGTGACCGGGCGCGGCAAGAACGTGATCGAGGATCACTTCGACACGGCCTTCGAACTGGAAGCGACCCTTGCCGAGCGCGGCAAGACCGGACCGCTGGAGCAGCTTCGCGCCGAGCTCCCGGCCGCCGGCAACGTCTCCTTCACGCGCCAGCAGGCGCCCCTCGGACTCGGCCATGCGGTCTGGTGCGCCCGTGAGCTCGTCGGCGACGAGCCCTTCGCCCTGCTGCTGCCGGACGTCATCATCAAGAACGAGCGCGGCGTGATGGCGCAGATGATGGACGTCTACAACGAGTTCGGCAGCAACGTCATCGCGGTGGAGGAGGTCGCCCCGGAGCGCACCGACCAGTACGGCGTGGTGGAGATCTCCGGCGGCGGCGACGTGTTCGACGTCACCGGCATGGTCGAGAAGCCAAAGGCCGGGACCGCGCCGTCGAACCTCATCATCACCGGCCGCTACATCCTGAAGCCGCGCATCTTCGACCTCCTTGCCAAGCAGGAGAAGGGCGCGGGCGGGGAGATCCAGATCACCGACTCGATGCTGACCCTGATGCGCGAGGACGGCTTCAAGGGCCTTCGCTTCCAGGGCACCACGTACGACTGCGGCTCGAAGATCGGCTTCCTGGCGGCCAACCTGGCCTACGGCCTGTCGCGTCCGGACCTGGGGCCGGAGCTGACGGAGGTCGCCAAGGGACTTCTGAAGTAAAATCCGGCCGCTTCGGTGGTGGATACGAACGTTCGGCTGGTTTGA contains these protein-coding regions:
- a CDS encoding ABC transporter permease, whose translation is MPAVGEAVFRSAGVIYGVAAREGQSRGAESPVGIFSLVLEPLATLGMMTIIFSYIRLRTAGLGDYIMLFLMTGIVPLSVFRGSVSSGDRTYNRMKRSLVLPGIQPIDLVLGGIFVQFLAVMGLYTIITFFFHFFYNTSSPEFFWLSIIPAAGNACIAFGFCMLNMVIKLYFKFWATIFGIITGPLNIVSGMFYTADHIPLTMKKVLYYNPFMHSTELMRTFYFPDYTSHFFDPYYYGGWVVGSIVVGLLLERAYRYRLLQATV
- the galU gene encoding UTP--glucose-1-phosphate uridylyltransferase GalU, which encodes MQPVRKAVLPVAGLGTRFLPATKVMPKEMLTVVDRPVLQYVVDEAREAGIEQFIFVTGRGKNVIEDHFDTAFELEATLAERGKTGPLEQLRAELPAAGNVSFTRQQAPLGLGHAVWCARELVGDEPFALLLPDVIIKNERGVMAQMMDVYNEFGSNVIAVEEVAPERTDQYGVVEISGGGDVFDVTGMVEKPKAGTAPSNLIITGRYILKPRIFDLLAKQEKGAGGEIQITDSMLTLMREDGFKGLRFQGTTYDCGSKIGFLAANLAYGLSRPDLGPELTEVAKGLLK